One Spinacia oleracea cultivar Varoflay chromosome 4, BTI_SOV_V1, whole genome shotgun sequence DNA segment encodes these proteins:
- the LOC130471763 gene encoding uncharacterized protein: MVAIWLLCHYNDRNFDVRVQDTDETNYMDLVDDLFDDSIKQDVLIPDLFRLFYVNPSTNKRVELLNDVGLMGMWGLFKRTDTVEIWIEKANEKETSIQFRTAVKKRKDRKERKAAKLRRKAEEFEREREEERRRLEREAEIQRDLEEQLANTVAVEVPVYDVEDLSVEYVRVYSSQHADCFSPGGSQPPNTQKEPSPPPREPSPPPNVPSPPREPSPPPNNPSPPPRSPSPPPNNPSPPPRSPSPPPTSPQTQPQQQQQQKEHQQQPQTEHQQQQQTEQQQHQPTEQQQQHQTEHQPDQTPPPNRAELNKGRGFRISRSHAKKTGEFVPKKRGGRPAGSRVRKPTAYNVEEEEQWDDERSADSRLAARVCGCGKWQGCGIPCKHAIRVIYHQRLNPTDFVSPYFKGAAYKLTYSEHIHPMPDSTQWPTFELPRILPPLMRRAAGRPAKQRRRGAHEKKRGKRNTTVKCGKCKQIGHNSRTCKGGSTAKQRKESAAAAVGSAGASTSGARKRKAPTSNASSSKKSKAA; the protein is encoded by the exons ATGGTCGCAATTTGGTTGTTATGTCATTATAATGATCGGAATTTTGATGTGAGGGTACAAGATACTGATGAAACGAACTACATGGATTTGGTTGATGACTTGTTTGATGATTCTATTAAGCAAGATGTTCTGATTCCCGAtttatttagattgttttatgtTAATCCTAGTACGAATAAAAGAGTAGAATTGTTGAATGATGTTGGTTTGATGGGCATGTGGGGTTTATTTAAGCGCACAGATACTGTGGAAATTTGGATAGAGAAGGCAAATGAGAAGGAAACTTCAATCCAATTTAGGACTGCAGTTAAGAAAAGGAAGGATAGGAAGGAAAGGAAGGCTGCAAAACTTAGAAGGAAAGCTGAGGAGTTTGAGAGGGAGAGGGAAGAGGAAAGGAGAAGGTTAGAAAGGGAGGCTGAGATTCAAAGGGATTTGGAGGAGCAATTGGCAAACACAGTGGCAGTTGAGGTGCCTGTGTATGATGTTGAGGATTTAAGCGTAGAGTACGTACGTGTTTACAGCTCACAACATGCTGACTGCTTTTCCCCGGGAGGTTCCCAACCACCAAATACACAAAAAGAGCCTTCACCACCACCAAGAGAgccctcaccaccaccaaatgTTCCATCACCACCAAGAGAgccctcaccaccaccaaataatccatcaccaccaccaagaagtccctcaccaccaccaaataatccatcaccaccaccaagaagtccctcaccaccaccaaccTCACCACAGACACaaccacagcaacaacaacaacagaaaGAACATCAGCAACAACCACAAACagaacatcaacaacaacaacaaacagaaCAACAGCAACACCAACCCACagaacagcagcaacaacatcaaacaGAACACCAGCCAGATCAGACACCCCCTCCTAACAGGGCTGAGTTAAACAAAGGGAGGGGTTTCAGAATTTCCAGAAGTCATGCTAAGAAGACGGGTGAGTTTGTTCCTAAGAAGAGGGGGGGAAGGCCTGCTGGTTCAAGGGTGAGGAAACCCACTGCATACAATGTGGAGGAAGAGGAGCAATGGGATGATGAGAGGAGTGCTGACTCGAG GCTTGCTGCTAGAGTTTGTGGTTGTGGGAAATGGCAAGGGTGTGGTATACCTTGCAAGCATGCTATTAGGGTAATATACCATCAAAGACTCAATCCTACAGATTTTGTTTCTCCTTACTTCAAAGGGGCAGCCTATAAGCTCACATACTCAGAGCATATTCACCCCATGCCTGACTCAACACAGTGGCCTACATTTGAGCTACCTAGGATTCTTCCCCCACTAATGAGAAGGGCAGCTGGCAGACCAGCCAAGCAGAGAAGAAGAGGTGCTCATGAGAAGAAGAGGGGGAAAAGAAACACCACTGTCAAGTGTGGGAAATGCAAGCAAATTGGGCATAACTCAAGAACCTGTAAAGGAGGTTCCACTGCAAAACAGAGGAAAGAATCTGCTGCAGCTGCTGTTGGTTCTGCTGGTGCATCAACATCTGGTGCTAGGAAGAGGAAGGCTCCAACATCTAATGCATCGAGCAGCAAGAAGTCAAAAGCTGCATAA